Proteins encoded in a region of the Mucilaginibacter sabulilitoris genome:
- a CDS encoding DUF2264 domain-containing protein, with translation MRKKILGLILVLPLSTMAMAQSQNDAGLKERAYLVKSLSRIADPVLTSLSKNQLKQLMPIEAKTNDRGNYTYLEAFGRLLAGMAPWLELGPDQTPEGQLRQKYIELARIGLHNATDPNSPDFMNFNKGGQPVVDAAFLAQALLRAPHQLWDPLDAATKANVIVALKSSRVITPGYSNWLLFSASIEAALLKFDNYGDRMRIDYAIKQHQLWYKGDGIYGDGPNFHWDFYNSFVIQPMLLEVLQTLQDADKKTSITYETALKHAQRYAAVQERLISPEGTYPPVGRSLAYRFGAFQLLSKIALMKALPAQIKPQQVRAALYTIIKRQLEAPGTFDDKGWLQIGLYGHQPGIGEGYISTGSLYLCSEAFLILGLPSSDELWQKPDEDWTSKKIWKGQDIETDHAID, from the coding sequence ATGCGAAAAAAGATCCTTGGTTTAATACTCGTATTGCCATTGTCGACAATGGCAATGGCTCAATCACAAAACGATGCCGGCCTGAAAGAACGGGCTTACCTGGTTAAATCATTGTCGCGCATCGCCGATCCGGTATTGACATCGCTCAGTAAAAATCAGTTAAAACAATTAATGCCGATTGAGGCTAAAACCAATGATCGCGGAAATTATACTTACCTGGAGGCTTTCGGACGTTTGCTGGCCGGCATGGCACCCTGGCTTGAATTAGGGCCTGACCAAACTCCCGAAGGGCAGTTGAGGCAAAAATATATTGAACTGGCCAGGATAGGGCTCCACAATGCTACAGACCCTAATAGTCCCGATTTTATGAATTTTAATAAGGGCGGTCAGCCGGTGGTTGATGCCGCCTTTCTGGCGCAGGCATTATTGCGCGCACCGCACCAGCTATGGGATCCTTTGGATGCAGCTACCAAAGCTAATGTTATAGTCGCGCTCAAATCATCAAGGGTTATAACCCCTGGCTATTCTAATTGGCTGTTGTTTAGCGCCTCTATAGAAGCTGCCTTGCTAAAATTTGATAATTATGGCGACAGGATGCGTATTGACTATGCCATAAAACAGCATCAGCTATGGTATAAAGGAGATGGGATATATGGCGACGGCCCGAATTTTCACTGGGATTTTTACAACAGTTTTGTTATTCAGCCCATGTTGTTGGAGGTATTGCAAACCCTGCAGGATGCTGATAAAAAAACAAGCATAACCTACGAAACAGCACTTAAACATGCGCAACGTTATGCGGCGGTTCAGGAAAGGCTGATATCGCCGGAGGGCACGTACCCGCCAGTTGGCCGCTCGCTGGCTTATCGTTTTGGCGCTTTTCAGTTGTTATCAAAGATAGCGTTAATGAAGGCGCTTCCTGCACAAATAAAACCACAACAGGTGAGGGCAGCTTTGTATACCATTATTAAAAGACAATTGGAAGCTCCGGGGACTTTTGATGACAAAGGTTGGCTGCAAATAGGGCTTTATGGGCATCAGCCCGGCATTGGCGAAGGATATATATCTACAGGCAGCCTTTACCTTTGTTCTGAAGCGTTTTTGATTTTGGGTTTGCCGTCATCTGATGAGCTGTGGCAAAAGCCCGACGAAGACTGGACGTCCAAAAAGATATGGAAAGGGCAGGATATCGAGACAGATCATGCAATAGATTAA